TCACGTGAGGCAATAATCGTTCTGAAGCATTTCCTTGGCACCTCCGCGAATAACTGTGCAGAACAGATCCTACCGTATGGCAGTCACCGGCGATCCGGCTAACATTAATCTGTTCTGCATGTTTTCCTATTCCCCACAATCATGTGCACCGAGTACGTCATCCGACCGGAATGCAGCCATGATAAAATTAGAAAGCTGCAGGCACGCTTTACCCACCGATGCCGTTGCCAAGGCGCTAATAGGTCAGTCATCAAAAAGTATACTCCATAAGAGCCGATGAACGGACAAACTGTGAGCAGTTGTCACAAGCGCAAGAATTTTGTCCCGCCTTCTCCGAGCCATTTGACCCATTGACCCACTTTGACTCCATTTGCGTCATTTTGATTCAATGAAGGGTCTGTTTTGGACCTTTCGCCTCCGCAGTCTACTCCGCGAGGATGTCATTTGCCACCTGCGTTTGTGTGGCTCTCTCCCCATATCGTGGGGAATTCGGCGCTATGTTGCTGTTCGAGCGGCCCTTTTCATTgcatgaaaagaagagaagcGCAAAGCGTCCAGCCATCCATTACGTCAGACGGATATAGTACTCTCCAACCGCGTTTCGGCCTATATACCATTTTTTAGTCGAACAATTTTCACTAGTTGTACTATTGCCCTTGGCTAATTTGCCATAACGGCAAGCTGGTCAGCGTTCAGGATCCCGATGAGGGCATTCGTTTTTtgctttatttttggtaaggctatatcaaaaaagacATTTGTAGCAAACAATCAAATAAACAGGGGGTGTTGAAGATGTTTCATTGAGACTTTTTAGCTTCAATTTTGTCCTCTTCAAGCTGGCCGATCTCAGGGTCAAAATTGCGAATCTATGAGTAGCTACACttatgaatatatataaacacGTATGAAGACTGGTCATTTCTGCCTGAATTGATATTCTTCTAATCAATCTTGTGTATATATTTCCGCTTGCTCAAACgaataaataaagaaaaggagtATAGAAGCATTATAAGATGAGGAAATCAAAAGTATCTAGCATTAAAGGCAGGTTTGTCAACAGAACCAGCCACTGGGGGTTAACGGGCCGGAAACTGCGGTTCTTCATTACTATCGCGTCTATGACGGGGTTCTCACTGTTTGGATATGATCAAGGGTTAATGGCAAGTCTGATTACTGGCAAGCAGTTCAATTATGAATTTCCAGCtacgaaagaaaatggcGAACATGACAGACACGCAACTGTGGTACAGGGTGCTACCACTTCTTGTTATGAATTAGGCTGTTTCGCAGGCTCGTTATTCGTCATGTTCTATGGCGAAAAGATAGGAAGGAAACCATTGATCCTGATGGGTTCTATAATAACTATTATTGGCGCTACTATCTCTACATGTGCATTCCGTGATTATTGGGCATTGGGTCAGTTTATCATCGGGAGAGTCGTCACAGGTGTTGGCACGGGTCTTAATACTTCGACCATTCCTGTTTGGCAGTCCGAAATGTCCAAGGCAGAGAATAGGGGTTTACTGGTCAATTTGGAAGGCTCTACAATTGCTTTTGGTACCATGATTGCCTACTGGAttgattttggtttttcttACATTGATAGCTCGGTTCAATGGAGATTCCCCGTATCAATGCAAATTGTTTTTGCCCTCTTCCTGCTTGCTTTCATGATTAATTTACCTGAGTCCCCACGTTGGCTGATTTCTCAAAGTCGAACTGAAGAAGCCCGTTACTTGGTAGGAAAGCTAGATGATGTGGATCCAACCGATGAAGAGGTGGTTACAGAAGTAGCTATGCTTCACGATGCTGTCAACAGGACTAAACACGAGAAAAATTCCATATCAAGTCTATTCTCCAGAGGTAAATCTCAAAATCTACAGAGAGCTTTAATCGCAGCTTCGACGCAATTTTTCCAGCAATTCACTGGCTGTAATGCCGCTATCTATTATTCTACTGTGTTATTCAACAAAACGATAAAACTAGATTATAGACTATCAATGATAATTGGTGGGGTATTTGCAACAATCTACGCCTTATCTACTATTGGATCGttctttttgattgaaaaactgGGTAGACgaaaactttttcttttgggcGCTACAGGCCAAGCGGTTTCATTCACAATTACATTCGCATGTCTGGTAAATGAGAATAAAGCTAATGCAAGAGGTGCTGCCGTTGGtttgtttttattcatCACATTCTTTGGCTTGTCTTTGCTGTCATTACCATGGATATATCCACCAGAAATTGCATCAATGAAAGTTCGTGCCACTACAAACGCTTTCTCCACATGCACTAATTGGTTGTGCAACTTTGCAGTCGTCATGTTCACTCCAATTTTTATTGGGCAATCAGGATGGGGCTGTTACTTATTTTTTGCCGTTATGAATTACCTGTACATTCCaattatcttcttcttttaccCTGAAACCGCTGGTAGAAGCCTGGAGGAAATTGATATCATCTTTGCTAAAGCTTACGAGGATGGTACTCAACCTTGGAGAGTTGCCAACCATTTGCCCAAGTTATCGTTACAAGAGGTCGACGAGCACGCTAATGCTTTGGGCTCCTACAACGATGATTTGCAAAAGGAGGATTTTGCTGAAGATAGGGTGGAAGACACTTATAACAAAATTAATGGTGAGGATTCATCCAGTTCAAATATTAAAATTGACGAGACAATAAACGAGAAACCAAATTCCGAAAACTAGTCATATACCAACTGACGATTTCATTTTGTACCTTAATTGAAGAAGCATATGCGGGGTCAATATT
This is a stretch of genomic DNA from Saccharomyces kudriavzevii IFO 1802 strain IFO1802 genome assembly, chromosome: 4. It encodes these proteins:
- the STL1 gene encoding glucose-inactivated glycerol proton symporter STL1 (similar to Saccharomyces cerevisiae STL1 (YDR536W)) yields the protein MRKSKVSSIKGRFVNRTSHWGLTGRKLRFFITIASMTGFSLFGYDQGLMASLITGKQFNYEFPATKENGEHDRHATVVQGATTSCYELGCFAGSLFVMFYGEKIGRKPLILMGSIITIIGATISTCAFRDYWALGQFIIGRVVTGVGTGLNTSTIPVWQSEMSKAENRGLLVNLEGSTIAFGTMIAYWIDFGFSYIDSSVQWRFPVSMQIVFALFLLAFMINLPESPRWLISQSRTEEARYLVGKLDDVDPTDEEVVTEVAMLHDAVNRTKHEKNSISSLFSRGKSQNLQRALIAASTQFFQQFTGCNAAIYYSTVLFNKTIKLDYRLSMIIGGVFATIYALSTIGSFFLIEKLGRRKLFLLGATGQAVSFTITFACLVNENKANARGAAVGLFLFITFFGLSLLSLPWIYPPEIASMKVRATTNAFSTCTNWLCNFAVVMFTPIFIGQSGWGCYLFFAVMNYLYIPIIFFFYPETAGRSLEEIDIIFAKAYEDGTQPWRVANHLPKLSLQEVDEHANALGSYNDDLQKEDFAEDRVEDTYNKINGEDSSSSNIKIDETINEKPNSEN